Below is a window of Haloterrigena alkaliphila DNA.
CGACGCCGTCGCCGCTCCGACCGCGAAACCGGCTGATCCGCTGCGACTCGTCGGCCAGCGCGTCGAACCCAGCGGCGCAGCTGGACACCGAATGAACAACGCTTATGCGCGACCTACTCATGCACGAACATAGAATGAGCGACATCGAGGGCGTGTACGAGGACCTCGAGGCCGACGTCTCCCTCGAGGAGTTTCGCGAGGCCGTCGAGGCGAAAGTCGAGCAGATGGGGGGACTCGCGGACGAGGAGACGGCGGCGATGCTCGTCGCTCACGAAGTCGGCGAGAGCGAGGTCGGCGGCATCGCGGACATCGAACCGGGCATGGAGGAGGTGAAGTTCCTCGCCAAAGTCACCAGTATCGGTGAGATTCGGACGTTCGAACGCGACGGCGAGGACGAGGACGGCCGCGTCGCCAACGTCGAGGTCGCCGACGAGACCGGCTCCGTCCGGGCCGCCTTCTGGGACGACCACGCCGAAGCCGCCGTCGAGGAACTCGAGGAAGGACAGGTGCTGCGAATCAAGGGCCGCCCCAAGGAGGGCTTCTCCGGCGTCGAAGTCAGCGTCGACGACGTCGAACCCGACGACGACGTCGAGATCGACGTTCAGGTCTCGGACACGTACACCGTCGAGGCGCTCTCGCTGGGCCTCTCGAACGTCAACCTCGTCGGGCTCGTGCTCGACACCGACAGCGTCCGCACGTTCGACCGCGACGACGGCTCCGAGGGGAAGGTCTCGAACCTCGTGGTCGGCGACGAAACCGGCCGCATCCGTGTGACGCTGTGGGACGAACAGGCCGACCTCGCCACCGAGTTCGACCCCGGCGAGACGGTCGAGGTGGTCGACGGCTACGTCAAGGAACGCGACGGAACCCTCGAACTCCACGTCGGCAACCGCGGCGCCGTCGAGGAAGTCGACGAAGAGGTCGAGTACGTCCCCGAGAGCACGCCAATCGAGGACCTCGAGATCGACCAGACGGTCGACATCGCGGGCGTCGTCCGCTCCGCGGACCCGAAGCGCACGTTCGACCGCGACGACGGCTCCGAGGGGCAGGTCCGCAACATCCGCGTTCAGGACGCGACCGGCGATATCCGGGTGGCGATGTGGGGCGAGAAGGCCGACATCGATGTCGGCCCGGGCGACGAGGTCGCGCTGGGCGACGTCGAGATTCAGGACGGCTGGCAGGACGACCTCGAGGCCTCCGCGGGGTGGCAGTCGACGGTCACGGTTCTCGAGTCGGACGCGGAGCGTACTGCGGACGCCAGCGAGGCCGACGCGGGCGGCGCGAGCGACCAGAACGCCGGCCTGTCGGCCTTCGCCGGTGACGACGCCGGTTCCGACGCGGACGAAACCGGGGAGCGCGGCGTCTCGAGCGACGACGCCGGCGACGCCGCCGGAGCCGAAACCAGCGCCGATGCCGACGCCGACACCGACGACCCGTCCGACGGCGAGGAACTCGAGTTCACCGGCGTCGTCGTCCAGGCCGGCGACCCCGTCGTCCTCGACGACGGCGAGACGACGATGAGCGTCGCGACCGACGTCGACGTCGGCCTCGGCGAGGAGGTGACCGCCCGCGGGGTCGTCCGCGACGGGCGCCTCGAGGCAAACGACGTGTTCTGACGCCGCGAGCAACCTCATCGGGCGCCTAGGAAAAGCGTTAAGGGACTTTGCTCCGCCTAGCATGGTATGAACGTCGAACTCCCGTTCGCCCCGGTGGACACGATTATCCGGCGGAACGCGGGCGATCTTCGGGTGAGTGCCGACGCGTCGAGGGAACTCGCGACACGGATCCAGGAACACGGGAGCGAACTCGCGATCGACGCCGCCGAGGAGGCGACGGCGGACGGTCGCAAGACCCTGATGGC
It encodes the following:
- a CDS encoding single-stranded DNA binding protein, with the translated sequence MSDIEGVYEDLEADVSLEEFREAVEAKVEQMGGLADEETAAMLVAHEVGESEVGGIADIEPGMEEVKFLAKVTSIGEIRTFERDGEDEDGRVANVEVADETGSVRAAFWDDHAEAAVEELEEGQVLRIKGRPKEGFSGVEVSVDDVEPDDDVEIDVQVSDTYTVEALSLGLSNVNLVGLVLDTDSVRTFDRDDGSEGKVSNLVVGDETGRIRVTLWDEQADLATEFDPGETVEVVDGYVKERDGTLELHVGNRGAVEEVDEEVEYVPESTPIEDLEIDQTVDIAGVVRSADPKRTFDRDDGSEGQVRNIRVQDATGDIRVAMWGEKADIDVGPGDEVALGDVEIQDGWQDDLEASAGWQSTVTVLESDAERTADASEADAGGASDQNAGLSAFAGDDAGSDADETGERGVSSDDAGDAAGAETSADADADTDDPSDGEELEFTGVVVQAGDPVVLDDGETTMSVATDVDVGLGEEVTARGVVRDGRLEANDVF